GCAAACCGTAAGCGGTTTGATTTTCAAGGAAGGCATGATCGCTGTGTGCCATCCTGATCTGTTGGACAACCGTGCGCCCTTCGATTTGCAATCGCTGTCGGAACAGAAACTACTGCACCTCAACAGCGCAGATCATCGTGGCGACTGGAATCGTTTCTTCGCCGGAACTGGGCTTGTTATTTCGCAACCGCCACCTCATGACACGTATGTCAGTTACATGGTTTACCTGCGTGCGATTTTGAACGGGCTCGGTGTCGGAATCGGCTGGTCTCCCTTGATGCGTGAATACCTTACAAATGGATCGCTGTTACGCGCCTGCGATCACGAGCGCGAGACGTCACGAGGGTACTTTTGTTCGGTTACCCCATCGGGCTCTGGCAAGGCTGGCGCCGCACAGTTTTTGGACTGGATTGTGCAATCGGATCGCAACACAAGCTGACTTTTGCGCGGTTTGTGTTGCAGCAAAGACCGACAGCGATTGATTGCGCGCCTTTTTTGAACCGGGTGTTGACGTGATTATTTGAGCGCCCGGGGTAACACTGCCACCCAACTGAAATACTCGCAAAAAGCGTTGCCCCGGGCTGCAAGCAGCCCGACCTTGGCCGGGCTGAAAAGACAGATTCAGAGGCACTCGGCCAGGGATTTCGCCAGACTACGAATGACATTTGGATAAAGATCGACACCCGGTTCCAGATTGGATCCCAGCGGATCAATCACGCTGGTTTTTGCTTCGACGCCACCCATAACGCTTTCTACGATCCCCGGGTCGAACTGTGGTTCTGCCAAGACGCAGTCAATACCTTCATTGCGGATACGCCCTTGAATTTCTGCTATGCGCGCTGGGCTTGGGTCGGACGCATCACCGATCGAAATTGCGCCTGAGGCGGGGAAGTCGAAGGCGTCCTCAAAATACTGGTAGGCGTCGTGGAACACGATGAAACTGCCGCCGCGTACGGGGTCCAGTGTTTCGGCCACTTCAGCAGACAGCGCAGCCATTTCGTCGCGCGCAGCTGCGGCGTTGGCAAAATAGGTGCCAGCATTTTCAGGGTCCGCCGCAGACAGCTGCGCCGCGATCACATTCAGCCAGGTTTCTGCATTTGCCGGTGACAGCCAGGCATGGGGGTCATGGTCGCCATGGGCGTGCCCTTCGTGGCCATGGTCGTCGTGATCATCATGGTCATCCTTGGCGTGATCGTCATGATCGTGCTCCTCATGATCGTCGTGATCATGCCCATCTTCTTCGGCATGATCTTCGTGGTCGTGATCGTCGTGATCATCATGCCCGTCGTGGTCCGCATGTTCTTCGTGATCATGGTCGTCATCTTTGGCATGATCGTCATGATCGTGCTCGTCATGATCGTGCCCATCTTCTTTGGCGTGATCTTCATGGTCGTGATCATCGCCGTGGTCGTGATCGTCGTGATCCTTGTCTTCGGCGTGGTCGTCATGGCCATCTTCGTCCCCGTGATCATGCGCCTCGAACAGTGCGTTTTCGCGGAAATCAAGAAGAACAGTACCGTCGGCCTCCAGCATGGATGTGACGGTTGCACCGTCGGCCAGCGTATCGATCGCATTCTCCATCCATGGCGTCAGATCTTCGCCCATCCAGAACACAAGATCGGCCTCTTGCAGCGCAGCGGCTTCAGACGGGCGAAGGTTGTATTCATGCGGCGATGCGCCCGGCGCAACGATCAGGTCCGGGGTTCCGACACCGTCCATAACACGGGCGACCAGCGAATGGACCGGTGCAATATCAACCGCAACATTTGGTGCGTCCGCAAGGGCCGTTCCACCCATCAATGCAGCTGTGATCGACAATGGAAGAAGCTTTCTGGACATCAGACCCTCTGTGTGATTTTATAACGTTGCGAGTGGCAATACATGATATGAAATAACATGACAAGTGATGCACGCCCTGTACCGGCCAAAGACACGGCTCCGGTAGGGTTTCAAGAACATGACCATCAGACATGCGTCGAGACGGCCCTGGCCTCGGCCGAAGCCCGGTGTGCGGCTGAAGGGCTGCGCCTGACGCCAGTGCGCCGCAAGGTCCTTGAAATGCTGCTGCAAGAGCATCGCGCGATTGGCGCTTACGGAATTCTGGACCGGCTTCGCGATGAAGGTTTTGGCTCACAGCCGCCCGTTGCGTATCGCGCATTGGATTTTCTGGTGCAGAACGGATTTGTCCACAAGATCGAGCGGTTGAATGCGTTTGTGGCGTGCTCGCATCCGGGTCAGTCGCATTCTCCGGCGTTCATGATCTGTAGAAAGTGTGATGCCGTGGCCGAAGCGCAATCGGCCCCCGCCAAAGGTGTTCTGGGCGCTGCCGCACGCGCGGCGGGTTTCGAGATTGAGCGTACGGTTGTGGAAGCCGAGGGTCTCTGCCCCGACTGCACCGAAAAGGCATAAAGATGGCCTTGATCACCGTTGAAAACCTCAGCGTGCGCTATGGGGCGCATACCGTGCTGAGCCACGTTGACATGGCAGTTGAACCGGGTGAGATCGTCACCATCGTCGGTCCCAATGGTTCGGGAAAAACCAGCTTGCTGCGGGCCATTATCGGTGCGACGCGTCCGTCTTCTGGGCAAGTGTCCCTGAAGCCAGGTCTGAAGATTGGGTATGTACCTCAGAAACTGCATGTCGACCCGACTTTGCCCATTTCCGTCGAACGGTTTATGCGCCTGACCGACCGTGTGTCGCGCAAGCAGTGTGTTGCAGCGCTGGAAACTGCCGGTGTGCCGGATCTGTTGCACCGCCAGATGTCGCAGTTGTCCGGTGGACAGTTCCAAAGGGTGCTGTTGGCACGGGCGTTGATCAACCGGCCTGATATTCTGTTGCTGGACGAGGCGACCCAGGGGCTGGATCAACGTGGGTCAGCCAGCTTCTATCAACAGATTGAGGCGGTGCGCCGTGAAACCGGATGTGCCATCCTGATGATCAGCCACGAATTGCACGTGGTCATGAGCGCCTCGGACAGGGTGATTTGCCTCAATGGGCATGTCTGTTGCGAAGGCTCTCCGGCGGTTGTGGCATCGGCACCGGAATACCGGGCCCTGTTTGGCACGGGCACCGGTGGTGCGCTGGCGTTGTACCGGCACGAGCATGACCACAATCACGATCATGATCATGATCATGATCATGACCACCCACCCAAAGAAGCGGCAGAATAATGCTTGATGATTTCATGACTCGCGCGACGCTCGCCGGTGTCGGCGTGGCCTTTGCAGCGGCCCCTTTGGGGTGCTTTGTCGTGTGGCGGCGGATGGCGTATTTCGGGGATGCAACGGCGCATGCCGCGATTCTGGGCGTGGCGTTGTCGCTGACCTTTCAGATGTCGATCTTCACCGGCGCACTGGCCGTTGCGTTGATCATGGCGCTGACCGTGACCCTGTTGGCCGGTCGCGGCTATGCGATGGATACCCTATTGGGCGTTCTGGCGCATTCTGCCCTGGCGTTTGGATTGGTGGCTGTGTCGTTCCTGTCCGGTGTACGCATCGATTTGATGGCGTATCTGTTCGGGGATATTCTGGCAGTCTCCCGTTCGGACCTCATCGTGATCTGGGGCGGTGCGGCGTTGGTTGTTGCGCTGATCACCTGGCGCTGGTCGCAGTTGTTGACGGCCACTTTGAACGAAGAACTGGCTTATGCCAGTGGCTTTGATCCTAAGCGAGAGCAGTTGATCCTGACATTATCCCTGGCTGTCACCGTGGCCGTAGCGATCAAAGTTGTGGGCGTTCTGCTGATTGCGGCCATGCTAATCATTCCGGCCGCAGCGGCCCGCAACTTGGCGCGTTCACCCGAGTCCATGGCCCTGATTTCCGCCGGGATCGGCGCGTTTTCAGCCGTTGCAGGGCTAAGAGCGGCTTATGTTTTTGACACCCCTGCGGGACCATCGATTGTCTGTGTGGCGGCAGTTTTGTTTGCCTGCCTCAGCATCCTTGGATGGAAATCCCAAGGCAGGGTATAAAGACGCTCAACCTTAGGCGTTTGTGAACATGTCCTTGTACTGATCGCGTAAGACGTTTTTCTGAACTTTGCCCATGGTATTACGGGGCAGTTCATCCATCACGATCAATTTGCGCGGATGTTTGAACCGCGCCAGGCTTTCACACACTGAGGTTTGTATCTGGTCCAAATCGGGGCTTTCTCCGGGCTCGGCCACGATCACACCCAGGACGGTTTCGCCGAAGTCCGGGTGCGGCACACCGATCACCGCGCTTTCCAGCACACCGGGTTGGTCATCCAGAACCAACTCGATCTCTTTGGGGTAAATGTTGTAGCCGCCCGAGATAATCAGGTCTTTGTTTCGGCCAACGATAAGGACATACCCGTCCTCATCTATGCGCCCCAGATCGCCGGTGATGAAGAACCCATCCGCGCGCAGTTCCGCAGCGGTCTTCTCGGGCATCTGCCAATAGCCTTTGAAGACATTGGGGCCACGTACCTCTAGGACACCGATTTCTCCTTGCGGGAGGGTGTTGCCGTCAGCGTCACAAACCTTCAGCTCGACATCGGGCAACGGGAAGCCGACTGTCCCGGCGCGGCGCTCTCCGTCATAGGGGTTTGACGTGTTCATATTTGTTTCGGTCATGCCGTAGCGTTCCAGGATACGGTGGCCGGTGCGATCCTCGAACTGCACATGGGTGTCGGCCAGCAAAGGGGCAGAGCCGGACACAAACAACCGCATATGGGCCGACAGGTCCTTGGTGAAACGCGCGTCGCCCAGAAGGCGGGTGTAGAAGGTTGGAACGCCCATCATTGACGTGGCGCGCGGCATCCAGTCGATGATCTGGTCCAGATCGAATTTGGGCAGCCAGATCATGCTGCCCCCGACTGCCAGCATGACGTTAGTCGCCACAAAGAGCCCATGGGTGTGAAAGATCGGTAAGGCGTGCAGCAGCACATCGTCTGAGGTAAAGCGCCATTCCTCGACCAATGTTTGCGCGTTGGACAACAAGTTGTTCTGCGATAGCATCGCGCCCTTCGACCGCCCCGTAGTTCCGGATGTATAGAGGAACGCGGCCAGGTCCTCTCCGTCCCGGTCAACGGTCTCGAAATGCACAGGCATATCTTTCGCCTGATCCATCAAAGAGCCTGTGCCATCGGCGCTCAGGGTCTCAACCTGTGCGTCAAGCCGGGCTGCAATAGGCGAAAGGTTGTCTAG
The genomic region above belongs to Ruegeria sp. HKCCD4315 and contains:
- a CDS encoding zinc ABC transporter substrate-binding protein; the protein is MSRKLLPLSITAALMGGTALADAPNVAVDIAPVHSLVARVMDGVGTPDLIVAPGASPHEYNLRPSEAAALQEADLVFWMGEDLTPWMENAIDTLADGATVTSMLEADGTVLLDFRENALFEAHDHGDEDGHDDHAEDKDHDDHDHGDDHDHEDHAKEDGHDHDEHDHDDHAKDDDHDHEEHADHDGHDDHDDHDHEDHAEEDGHDHDDHEEHDHDDHAKDDHDDHDDHGHEGHAHGDHDPHAWLSPANAETWLNVIAAQLSAADPENAGTYFANAAAARDEMAALSAEVAETLDPVRGGSFIVFHDAYQYFEDAFDFPASGAISIGDASDPSPARIAEIQGRIRNEGIDCVLAEPQFDPGIVESVMGGVEAKTSVIDPLGSNLEPGVDLYPNVIRSLAKSLAECL
- a CDS encoding transcriptional repressor; its protein translation is MTSDARPVPAKDTAPVGFQEHDHQTCVETALASAEARCAAEGLRLTPVRRKVLEMLLQEHRAIGAYGILDRLRDEGFGSQPPVAYRALDFLVQNGFVHKIERLNAFVACSHPGQSHSPAFMICRKCDAVAEAQSAPAKGVLGAAARAAGFEIERTVVEAEGLCPDCTEKA
- a CDS encoding metal ABC transporter ATP-binding protein translates to MALITVENLSVRYGAHTVLSHVDMAVEPGEIVTIVGPNGSGKTSLLRAIIGATRPSSGQVSLKPGLKIGYVPQKLHVDPTLPISVERFMRLTDRVSRKQCVAALETAGVPDLLHRQMSQLSGGQFQRVLLARALINRPDILLLDEATQGLDQRGSASFYQQIEAVRRETGCAILMISHELHVVMSASDRVICLNGHVCCEGSPAVVASAPEYRALFGTGTGGALALYRHEHDHNHDHDHDHDHDHPPKEAAE
- a CDS encoding iron chelate uptake ABC transporter family permease subunit, whose protein sequence is MLDDFMTRATLAGVGVAFAAAPLGCFVVWRRMAYFGDATAHAAILGVALSLTFQMSIFTGALAVALIMALTVTLLAGRGYAMDTLLGVLAHSALAFGLVAVSFLSGVRIDLMAYLFGDILAVSRSDLIVIWGGAALVVALITWRWSQLLTATLNEELAYASGFDPKREQLILTLSLAVTVAVAIKVVGVLLIAAMLIIPAAAARNLARSPESMALISAGIGAFSAVAGLRAAYVFDTPAGPSIVCVAAVLFACLSILGWKSQGRV
- a CDS encoding malonyl-CoA synthase encodes the protein MANPLYDGLFGVHAGKDTTFLYLPDGEALSYQAFLNTAAQIAHVSAKLGLKPGDRVAAQIEKSPEALALFAACAQAGLVFLPLNTAYTADELTYFIENSGASLVVCDSGALDNLSPIAARLDAQVETLSADGTGSLMDQAKDMPVHFETVDRDGEDLAAFLYTSGTTGRSKGAMLSQNNLLSNAQTLVEEWRFTSDDVLLHALPIFHTHGLFVATNVMLAVGGSMIWLPKFDLDQIIDWMPRATSMMGVPTFYTRLLGDARFTKDLSAHMRLFVSGSAPLLADTHVQFEDRTGHRILERYGMTETNMNTSNPYDGERRAGTVGFPLPDVELKVCDADGNTLPQGEIGVLEVRGPNVFKGYWQMPEKTAAELRADGFFITGDLGRIDEDGYVLIVGRNKDLIISGGYNIYPKEIELVLDDQPGVLESAVIGVPHPDFGETVLGVIVAEPGESPDLDQIQTSVCESLARFKHPRKLIVMDELPRNTMGKVQKNVLRDQYKDMFTNA